Proteins encoded by one window of Geobacter sp. DSM 9736:
- the cobM gene encoding precorrin-4 C(11)-methyltransferase: MRSEAVNVHFVGAGPGDAELITVKGARLLREAEVVVFAGSLVDRELVRVHAPHAEVHDSAGMTLEETTRVLAQAVSDGKRVVRLHTGDPSVYGAIQEQMAELDRLGICYDVVPGVTSAFAAAAALRQELTLPEVSQTVVITRMEGRTPVPERERLSQIAALGATLVIYLSVSMIERVVEELLQGAYSADTPAAVVARASWPDELVLEGTLSDISEKAAGAGIGKQAVILVGEVLRARREGMKARSLLYDKGFSHGFRDGIIT; this comes from the coding sequence ATGCGTTCAGAGGCAGTAAATGTTCATTTCGTAGGTGCCGGACCCGGGGATGCCGAGCTGATCACGGTCAAGGGGGCCCGCCTTCTGAGGGAGGCGGAGGTGGTCGTTTTTGCCGGCAGCCTGGTGGACCGGGAACTCGTGCGGGTTCACGCGCCGCACGCGGAGGTGCACGACTCTGCAGGGATGACCCTTGAGGAGACGACCCGGGTGCTGGCGCAGGCGGTTTCGGACGGAAAGAGGGTAGTACGGCTCCATACCGGTGACCCATCCGTCTACGGAGCCATTCAGGAGCAGATGGCTGAACTGGACCGGCTCGGGATCTGCTACGACGTGGTTCCGGGGGTGACGAGCGCCTTTGCGGCAGCGGCGGCGCTCAGGCAGGAGCTGACCCTGCCTGAGGTTTCGCAGACGGTGGTGATAACCCGGATGGAGGGGAGAACGCCGGTGCCGGAGCGGGAGCGCCTTTCCCAAATAGCAGCCCTTGGGGCCACCCTCGTTATATACCTTTCAGTCTCCATGATCGAGCGGGTTGTCGAAGAACTCCTTCAGGGTGCGTATTCGGCAGATACTCCAGCGGCTGTGGTCGCCCGCGCTTCCTGGCCGGACGAGCTGGTACTGGAAGGGACCCTCTCAGACATTTCTGAGAAAGCGGCCGGAGCGGGAATCGGGAAGCAGGCGGTGATACTCGTGGGGGAAGTGCTGCGGGCACGCCGGGAGGGGATGAAGGCCAGGTCACTCCTCTACGACAAGGGGTTCAGCCACGGCTTCCGGGATGGAATCATCACATGA